The following proteins come from a genomic window of Edaphobacter sp. 4G125:
- a CDS encoding PGPGW domain-containing protein: MGAVGAGRNSWARKAGGWGLLVAGVAGCILPVIPGIPLLLAGLIILARDYAWARAALRKVKRKVVSMRRRTRVKRTTNMVATKDI; encoded by the coding sequence ATGGGAGCAGTGGGGGCAGGTCGGAACAGCTGGGCCAGGAAAGCAGGTGGATGGGGTCTGCTTGTGGCAGGTGTGGCTGGGTGCATCCTTCCTGTCATTCCTGGGATCCCTTTGCTGCTGGCGGGACTTATTATTCTCGCTCGCGATTATGCCTGGGCAAGGGCGGCACTTCGCAAGGTAAAACGTAAGGTCGTCTCAATGCGGCGCAGGACAAGAGTGAAACGAACCACGAATATGGTTGCGACGAAGGACATCTGA
- a CDS encoding CHAD domain-containing protein codes for MAINRHLEQMEQRYTPSTLPRSPAPCQVRHPKLMAASSTSAHPIRTLREYITTLGAAITLCLVDPNTKHVHRLRTTTRRIEAQLALLDLLPGIPDHAKLARKTKRSLKKLRRAAGEVRDLDVQMDLIQSIADEKPTQEITKDSESLRSNLKKNRKRSATKLRRLLQKEKLELTLLLKDLLDALKSAEVLSLSSAQLKNLAKNWFHTNLPVVSDGEADAPDHLHDIRKVAKLTRYLAENAPKKARATRQLAQSFEDLQQSGGDWHDWLVLAEIAKKELGSSSPLVTELSNRSHAALAAYKEHLHRMLP; via the coding sequence ATGGCGATCAACCGCCATTTAGAACAGATGGAACAGCGATATACTCCTTCCACGCTCCCTCGTTCCCCTGCCCCTTGTCAAGTCCGGCATCCAAAGCTTATGGCGGCCTCTTCCACCTCCGCGCACCCCATCCGGACTCTTCGTGAGTACATCACCACGCTCGGAGCCGCTATCACCCTCTGTCTGGTTGACCCGAATACCAAGCATGTCCACCGTCTCCGCACGACCACCCGTCGCATCGAAGCACAACTTGCCCTGCTTGATCTCCTGCCCGGTATTCCAGACCACGCAAAGCTGGCTCGTAAAACCAAGCGAAGCCTCAAAAAACTTCGCCGTGCCGCTGGCGAAGTCCGTGACCTCGACGTCCAGATGGATCTCATCCAATCCATTGCAGACGAGAAACCAACTCAAGAGATCACAAAGGATTCCGAGAGCCTTCGCTCCAATCTCAAAAAGAATCGGAAAAGATCAGCAACGAAGCTGCGCCGACTACTCCAGAAGGAAAAGCTTGAACTAACGCTTCTTTTGAAAGATCTGCTCGATGCTCTGAAGTCTGCTGAGGTTCTCTCGCTTAGCTCTGCTCAACTCAAAAATCTTGCAAAGAACTGGTTCCACACTAACTTGCCAGTAGTCAGCGATGGAGAAGCAGACGCACCCGATCATCTGCACGACATTCGCAAAGTAGCGAAACTCACGCGCTACCTCGCAGAGAATGCTCCGAAGAAGGCTCGTGCAACACGCCAGCTCGCCCAATCCTTCGAAGACCTGCAACAGAGCGGAGGCGACTGGCACGACTGGCTAGTCCTTGCAGAAATTGCGAAGAAGGAGCTTGGATCATCTTCGCCTCTAGTCACTGAGCTATCGAACCGAAGCCATGCCGCGCTTGCAGCCTACAAGGAGCATCTGCACCGCATGCTTCCCTAA
- a CDS encoding LPS-assembly lipoprotein LptE, which translates to MSRGLSLFLLASVVFLSQSLPAQTARKTKAAPAKPGAAAWTPEVQQYLGVQQGSFTMVGLNKLSKAQLDALVTAAKNNATDPRRHVLTCAILPADGARVFLTVSGDDASGQRASEIRQALGGVNGVQLVDSAANADRTLHVVIQEQTLGKRTIGYTASYVTGTPCTDEFRKADAELKGQLGTYTDPKGTDLANDLARMLGQDLRAARSGQ; encoded by the coding sequence ATGAGTCGAGGCCTTTCTTTATTCCTTCTTGCAAGTGTCGTTTTTTTGAGCCAGAGCCTTCCGGCACAGACCGCCCGGAAGACCAAGGCTGCTCCGGCCAAGCCGGGGGCGGCGGCGTGGACGCCAGAGGTGCAGCAGTATCTCGGAGTTCAGCAGGGGAGCTTTACGATGGTGGGGCTGAACAAACTATCGAAGGCTCAGCTGGATGCGCTGGTGACGGCGGCGAAGAACAATGCCACCGATCCGCGAAGGCATGTTTTGACTTGTGCGATTCTGCCGGCGGATGGGGCGCGAGTTTTTCTGACGGTTTCGGGGGATGATGCGTCGGGGCAGCGGGCGTCGGAGATTCGCCAGGCGCTGGGCGGGGTGAATGGGGTGCAGCTAGTGGATTCGGCGGCGAATGCGGACCGGACGCTGCACGTCGTGATTCAGGAGCAGACGCTCGGGAAGAGGACGATCGGTTATACGGCCTCGTATGTGACCGGGACTCCTTGCACCGACGAGTTTCGCAAGGCGGATGCAGAGCTGAAGGGGCAGCTCGGAACCTATACCGATCCAAAGGGAACGGATCTGGCAAATGATCTGGCTCGGATGCTGGGGCAGGATCTTCGGGCGGCGAGAAGCGGACAGTAA
- a CDS encoding PadR family transcriptional regulator, with product MPKKILDPLPSAAFQILLALVDGDSHGYGIMRHVAEQTAGRMRLGPGTLYSSIQSLLEAGCIEEIERESADRRRCYRLTLAGRRCVRDEVERLEELVRVARSKKKLLEGEYV from the coding sequence ATGCCCAAAAAGATTCTTGACCCTTTACCTTCGGCGGCTTTTCAGATCCTGCTGGCATTAGTGGATGGGGATTCGCACGGCTATGGGATTATGCGTCATGTTGCGGAGCAGACGGCAGGGCGGATGCGGCTTGGTCCGGGTACTTTGTACAGCTCGATCCAGAGTTTGCTGGAGGCGGGATGCATTGAGGAGATCGAGCGCGAGAGTGCGGACCGGCGGCGTTGTTATCGGCTGACTTTGGCGGGGCGGCGATGCGTTCGCGACGAGGTGGAGCGGCTGGAGGAACTGGTGCGGGTGGCGCGGTCGAAGAAGAAGCTTCTGGAGGGTGAGTATGTCTGA
- a CDS encoding Ig-like domain repeat protein: MSERIYRALLRLYPRRFRAHYGEEALQLFRDRMEDERGWLRRSRLWLDLLLDLGAIRIRGYREATVVGAVTVAKPGAGIPSFASLEVRALETRFLIWGGFLSVVFCGAVLFALQHGGGRLPLMHAMVNSNAPVIKAKEVPKITFSYEPADATGGSMVRLHTVVKANGDGPVPTGKVNFLHGWNIFVDGKLVDGTVTVVAKVPRGKRLPLNALYTGDMNYGSVSSVEKAQ, from the coding sequence ATGTCTGAGCGAATCTATCGCGCGCTGCTACGTCTTTATCCCCGCCGGTTTCGCGCCCACTATGGCGAGGAGGCTCTGCAACTGTTTCGGGACAGGATGGAGGATGAGCGAGGATGGCTGCGACGCTCGCGGCTGTGGCTCGATCTGCTGCTGGATCTGGGAGCAATCCGGATTCGTGGGTATCGTGAGGCGACGGTGGTGGGCGCAGTGACTGTGGCGAAGCCGGGCGCGGGGATTCCTTCGTTTGCGAGCCTGGAGGTGCGGGCGCTGGAGACTCGTTTTCTGATTTGGGGCGGATTTCTGTCGGTGGTGTTCTGCGGGGCGGTTCTGTTTGCGCTACAGCATGGAGGAGGCCGACTGCCGCTGATGCATGCGATGGTCAACTCAAATGCTCCGGTGATCAAGGCGAAGGAAGTTCCGAAGATTACGTTCAGCTACGAACCTGCGGATGCCACCGGAGGCTCGATGGTGCGGCTGCATACGGTGGTGAAGGCCAACGGAGATGGTCCAGTGCCGACGGGGAAGGTGAACTTCCTGCACGGCTGGAATATCTTTGTGGACGGAAAGCTGGTGGATGGGACGGTCACGGTGGTTGCGAAGGTGCCCAGAGGGAAGAGGCTTCCCCTGAATGCACTTTATACCGGAGATATGAATTATGGCTCGGTGAGTTCGGTGGAGAAGGCGCAGTGA